Within the Marinobacter sp. SS13-12 genome, the region TCACCAGGCTTCAGCGTCACCAGGGCATGGGGGCGTTCGCCCCATTTCTCATCAGGCACGCCAACCACTGCAGCGCCGGCAACCGCCGGGTGCTGGCTGATCAGGTTTTCCAGGTCCAGGGATGACAGCCATTCACCGCCGGTCTTGATCACATCCTTGATGCGGTCCTTGATCACCAGGGTGTTGTCAGGCTCCATGCTGGCCACGTCACCGGTGTGCAGCCAGCCACCCTGCCAGAGTTCCTCGCCTTTTTCCGGCTCCTTGAAGTAGCTCTGGGTAAGCCAGGGCGCGCGGGCAACCACTTCGCCCTTGGCTTCGCCGTCGTGGGGCACCGGGTTGCCTTCCGGGTCAACAATTTCAAGGTTGACCATGGGCACTGCGATGCCGGTCTTGATGCGCTTGGACGTCTGCTGCTCAAGCGGCAGCTCCAGGTCTTCCGGCTTGAGGTGGGTTACGCTCAGCAGTGGACAGGTTTCTGACATGCCATAACCGGTGTACATGGAGATGCCCAGTCTGGCGCCGGCGTCGCACAGGCCCCGGGTAAGGGCGCTACCACCGATCAGTACATGCCAGTTGCTCAGGTCGGCGGTCTTGATGGATTCGGTGGCCATCATCATCTGCATCACTGTGGGGACACAGTGGGAGAAAGTGACCTTGTGCTCCTTGAGCAGATCCACCAGCAGCTCGGGCTCGTAGCGGCCGGGGTAAACCTGCTTGATGCCCATCATGGTAGCGGCGTAGGGCACACCCCAGGCATGAACGTGGAACATGGGGGTGACCGGCATATACACCGAGGAAGAGCGCAGCAGCGGGATCTCGTCGTAGGCGGACAGGGAGCCGGTCATGGCCAGGGTGTGCAGGACCAGCTGCCGGTGGCTGAAGAAAACCCCCTTCGGATTACCGGTGGTGCCGGTGGTGTAGAAGGTGGTGGCAATGCTGTTCTCGTCAAAATCCGGGAAGTCGAACTGGGTGTCCGCCTTGCCCAGAAGCGACTCGTATTCACCGAGGGAATTGAGTGAGGTGGACTTCGCGCTCGGCTCGTCGCTTAGCTGAATGTAGTGTTTGACGGTTTTGATCTCGTCCTTCACGCCTTCCAGGATGGGCAGGAAGTCGTCATGGACCATGACCACATCGTCTTCGGCATGGTTCATGGTGTAAACGATCTGTTCCGGCGACAGGCGCACGTTGACGGTGTGCAGGACCGCACCAATCATCGGAATGGCAAAGAAACACTCAAGGTAACGGGGCGTGTCCCAGTCCATAACGGCGATGGTGTCACCAGGTTTGACGCCGGCATCGGTCAGGGCGTTTGCCAGGCGATGGATGCGTTCAACCAGATCGGTGTAGGTGTATTTTGAACGGTTGGCGTAAACGATCTCCTGGTCAGGAGAGTACCTGGGGCCAGACATGAGCAGTTGCTTGATCAGCAGTGGATACTGATGGGCGTTGTCTGCCGGCGGCAGGATGCGGGTCTGTGCCATAACTCGATGCCTCTTTCTCAATTGTTTAATTTATAACGAGAAGAGTCCTAAATCTGACACAGTTTTACGTCAACGGAAACCTTTAACGGTTAAAAATAACGCAGAACCGGAGCCGCAGGTTTTTATTGGCCCGTGTGTCCCGTTCCGCGTTTCTCCGGAGTGATGTGCAGGTGTTATTCGTAGGTACACAGGTAAGCAGTGTCTACGTCGGTTTTTGCCTTGAAGCTGGCCTGTCCCGCTACCTCGAAAAACTCGCCGGAACCATAGGTCATCCATTCATCCATACCTGGCAGCAGTACGGTAAGTGCGCCGCTGATGACGGTCATGGTTTCTTTTTTACTGGTGCCGAATTCGTATTCGCCAGGACTGATCACGCCTACGGTGGCTGGCAGGGTGGAGGTCTGGAAGGCAATGGATTTGGCCTTTCCATCAAAATATTCATTCACGTTCAACATGAAAGCATCTCCTCATAATTGATGGGCGCACTATACGCGAAGTTGTATTGCCGCGTTGTGAAAAATCACCGCGGCAAACCTAAAAGAAGGGGACACCTAGGGGTCTTCGGGTGACTCGGGTTCGGGCGGAGGTGTCACGCTCTCGGGGCTACCCTCATAGCCGCTGCTGAGCTTGTGTGTCTCGGCGTCGTAGTTTTCCCGGAGCTCGTCCTTGACGGTACCGTCCCAGAGGGTGGTTCCGGTAAAGTACCCGGCACGCCCGATAACATGGGCGGCGATGGGTGAGGTAATCAGGATGAACACCACAATCGCAAACGCCCGGGCAAACACGATGCTGTCTGCGAAATAGAACGCCACACCGCCCATGGTGAACATGGCACCCATGGCACCGGCCTTGGTGGACGCATGCATGCGGGTGGGCAGGTCAGGCAGGCGAAGAATGCCAACGGCAGCAAGCAGCATGAATGCCGCCCCTGCGAGAAGCAGTACCGAGACGATGATTTCAATCATTCCTGCGACCTCCCCGTTCCAGGAAGCGGGCAAATCCTATGGCTGCCAGGAAGGCAGTCAGAGCGATGACGATGGCCACGTCCAGAAGGCTGGAGACTCCGGTATCGATCGCATGCACTCCGACATAACCCACCACAATGGAAGCCACCAACTCCAGGGCCACGACACGGTCTGGCAGTGAAGGCCCCCTGGTCAGGCGAATGAATGCGAACAGGAGCGCCAACGAGAGCATGAAATAGACAATGTTGATCACAAACGGAATCACGTATTGGCTCCTTAGCGCAAGATCTTCAGGATTCGGTGCTCGAGTTCCCTGAGGTCCTGCCGCAACTGTTCTTCATCCTGGAGGAACATGGCATGAATGAAAAGCACCTGACGGTCGTCCGACACGTCCAGGCTCAGGGTTCCCGGTGTCAGGGAGATCACGCTGCTCAGGAACATGATCTCGACGTCGGTATGGGCCTCAAGACGAAATGCAATCACACCGGGTCTCATATACCAGACCGGCGTGGCGACGTCATAGGCAACGCGGAAGTTGGCTTTGACCAGTTCTTTCACAAAAAACACCAGAAACGCCGCCACCCGGGGGATACGGCTTGAATAGCCCTTGAGCACGGGGACCTGCCTTTGCAGGACCATCAGCGCCAGGTAGGCAAAGAAGAAACCCGCCAGGAAGTTCATCGCCGAGAAGTTGCCACTCAGGGCCACCCAGGCCAGTGCCAGCATGATGTTCCAGAAGAATCCGATCATTGTTGCGCACCTCCCAGAACCGCTTCTATATAGAGCTCAGGGTTCATCAACTGGTCAGCCGCCATTTCCGCCAGTTCATAGATCGGCTGACCGTTAAGGCCAATATACAGGGTGCAGGCAGCAAGGCCGACGACCGGTACGTGGTAGGCCCAGTTGTGACCGGTTTTCACGTCGCCCCTCAAAAGGCTCAGGGACTTGACGTGTTCTGGCGTTTTCTTCCAGAACACCTCCGCCCAGATCTTGATCATGGAGTAGAGCGTCAGCAGGCCAACCAGCAGGGCTATGCCGGTCACAACATAGGCTTCTGCTTCCAGGCCGGCGCGGATCACAACGAATTTTGCAAAGAACCCGGACAGGGGCGGAATACCGGCCAGTGACAGGGCAGGAATCAGGAACAGCAGGGCGAGCATTGGCCGCTCTTTGTAGACGCCGCCAAGATCCTTCAGTTCGTAGCTGCCGAGCAGCCGGTAAACAATACCACTGACCAGGAACAGATTCGTCTTAACGATGATGTGGTGCATGATATAGAACACGCCGCCAATGATGGCCAGCGGGGTGAACAGGGCAAGTCCCAGAATCATGTAGCCGATCTGGCTGACGATATGGAACGACAGAATCCTGCGGAACTCGAACTGGGCCGCAGCCCCGAGAACACCTGTCAGCATGGTGAGCGCAGCGGCCCACAGCAGAATCGTGTGGGTGTACTCCACATCCTGGGTAAAGATCAGGGTGAATACCCGGTACAGGGCGTAGACACCCACCTTGGTCAGCAGCCCGGCAAACAGGGCAGAAACCGCCACCTGTGGAGTGTGATAGGAAGCTGGCAACCAGAAAAACAGTGGAAAGGCGGCCGCCTTGATGCCAAAGGACACCATGAACATCATGGATACCACCGTGACCATGCCGGGGTCTTCCAGTGTGGCCACTTTCTGGGCGATATCCGCCATGTTGAGCGTACCAACGGTTCCGTAAAGCAGGCCCACCGCTGACAGGAAAATCGCGGAAGAAAACAGGTTCAGGGTGACGTATTTGATCGCCCCTTCCATCTGCGCCCGTTCGCCCCCCAGAGTGAGCAGAGCAAAAGAGGCGAGCAGCATCACCTCAAACCAGACGAACAGGTTGAAAATGTCACCAGTCAGGAAAGAACCCGAAACCCCGGCCAGCAGCAGGTGCATCAGGGGATAATAACCGAATTTCTCATGCCCGCTGGGTGTGGACGCCAGTGAGTAGATGGCGATGGCAAGACCGATGATGCCGGTCAACACGATCATGATGGCACTGAGCAGGTCGGAGACAAACACAATGCTGAAGGGTGCTGGCCAACTGCCCATTTCCATCACCAGGAACCCCTGGTCAATGGTTGAGCGCAGCAGCCAGACACTGGCAGCGAGCAAAAGGCCAGTAGCCAGAACCGCCAGGATGCGCTGATAGCGAACCGAGCGCCACAGTGCCACGGACAGGGCGCCGGAAATCAGCGGAATAAGAATCGGGAGGACGAGTTCCAGGTTCAAGTGTCCGTATCCTTCATCTGGTCGAGGTCATCGGTTCCCACTACTTCATACGCGCGGCGTATAAGAACCACTGCGAAGGCCAGGACGCCGAAGGCGATAACGATGGCAGTCAGTATCAGTGCCTGGGGTAACGGGTCAGCAACCACACCCAGAGGCGCATCAGCACCTTCCGGAAGCAGGGGAGGCGCTCCCCTGGTCATGCCGGAGACGACAAAAATGAGAAGGTTGGCAGCGTTGCTCAGCATTATCAGGCCGATGACCAGTTTGACAATGGAGCGTCGCAGCATCATGTAAATCGCTGCCGCGAAAAGGATGCCGACGACGTAAGCCATCAGACTTTCCATAACGGCCCTCCTTTTGAAAAGATGTACTGGATTTCAATAGCCTGGTTCATTCATCCGACTCCATCAGGTTGATAACAAACGTCATGATGGTGCCAAGGACGGCCGCGTAAACGCCAATATCAAAAATCAGTGGCGTTGACAGCTTGAGGTAGCTACCGCCGGGAAGCGGCAGCTCCCACCAGTGAGCGGTCAGCATGGGCTGGCCTGCCAGAAACGCAGGAATGGTCGAGGCGATGGCGAACAACAGCCCGGCAGCCAGGAGATCCCTGGGGGCGACCCGAAGGATGCGGCGAGTGGGTTCCGAGCCAAACGCAAAGGCGTAGAGCACAAAGGCACTCGCCGCTACCAGTCCGCCAATGAAACCGCCACCGGGCTCGTCGTGGCCGCGGAGCAGCAGGAAGACGGAGAACATAAGCTGCAACGGCATGATAAACAGTGCAGCGGTGTGCAGAATCAGGGTGTTGGATTTCATGATTTGTACTGATCCTCCGCCCTCAGTTTGATCATTGAAAGCACGCCGAGGGCGGCCAGTGACAGAACGAAGATCTCGCCCAGTGTATCCAGAGCCCGGAAATCCACCAGAATGACGTTGACGATGTTACGCCCATGGCCCAGCGTCCCACTGTTCTCGACGTAGTAGCTCGAGATACTTTCGAAGTATTGAACATCCAGTGCGGCGAGAATCAGCAGTGTCATCACCACGCCAGCAAACGTAGCTACCGCAAGGTCGCGGTATCGTTCGAACGGCGAGGACAGGTTGACGAATTCCGGCAGCTTGAACAGCACCAGCACCAGAAGGATGACGGTCAGCGTTTCCACCAGCAGTTGGGTAATGCCCAGGTCAGGCGCGCTGAACAGTATAAAGGTGAGGGCAACGCCGAAGCCAAGTACACCCATCGAAGCCACCGAGCCCAGGCGGGAGTGGGTGGTGCTGGCAAAAGTGGCAGCGGCAACGAGCAGCAGAGCAATGCCCCACTCATAGAAGTAACTGTCAGTCAGATCCAGGGTCAGATTGATGCCATGGTGGGTCAGCAGGGTGTACCCGGTGAGGCCGAAGGTCACCGCTACCAGCAGCAGCAGGTACAAACCGAGCACTCCGTTCTGCAATACCCGGGTCTGCCAGGCAGCAACAATGGTGATGCCTTCCATAAAGCGGAAGTACCCCGCCTCCGGGCCAAACCGGGCGGCGGAGGTATTGATGGCATAAATCGATGGCTGCAGCCGGTTCCAGCCGGTCAGCAGGCTCAGGCCCAGTGCCAGGCTTCCGATGGATAATATCAGTGGCACGTTGACGCCGTGCCAGAGCGCCAGATGGGTTTCTACCGAAGCACCATAGACGCTGCCTACGGCAGACTGTAGCAGCGCTCCCTCGGGAAGGAACGGAGCGAGGCCGAATATCAGGGCAGTCACTGACAGTACCGCAGGGCCAATCAGCATACCGAAGGGCGCCTCGTGAGGGGTTTTCGGTGTATTGCCGACCTGACCGAAGAAAGGCTTGATGGCCACCAGGCCCGCAACGCCGACAATCAGCACCGCAGCAGCAACGGCTACCGTGGTCAGACCGGCGGACCAGAGCGGGGAGTCCAGCAATGACTCAAACAGCAGTTCCTTGGCGATAAACCCGAACAGGGGTGGCAGGCCCGCCAGGGACAACGCTGCCAGGCATGCGATCACCGCGGTTACCGGCATGGCCTTTTTCAGGCCGCCCATGCGGGTGATGTCCTTGGTGCCGGTTTCGTGATCCAGGGCGCCAGCGATCATGAACAGCGCCCCTTTGTACAGCGAATGCGCCACCAGGAAACAGATAAAGGCAGTCAGGGCGAGTTCGGTGCCCACGCCAATCAGCATCGTGAGGGTACCAAGGGCCATGATGGTGGAGTAGGCGAGGACTTTCTTGATACCGGTACTGCAGAAGGCCAGGTAGGCACCGGTAAACATGGTGGCGGCACCGAACAGCATCAATGCCTGACTCCAGAGTTCGCCCTCCCCCAGAGAGGGATTCAGGCGGGCCATCAGGTATACGCCGGCTTTCACCATGGTAGCGGAGTGCAGGAAGGCGGAAACCGGCGTGGGTGCCGCCATGGCGTTGGGCAGCCAGAAGTGGAACGGCACCTGGGCGGATTTGGTAAAGCATCCCGCAAGGATGCAGATGACCGCCCCTGTGTAGAAGACGTGTTCATGGAGGGCCAGGTCCGACGCAAGGATTTCAGCCAAGGAGTAACTGCCAGTCATGATCGACAGAAGAATCAGCCCCGCCATCAGTACGAGGCCGCCGCCGGCGGTGACAAACAGGCCCTGAAGCGCACATTTTCGGGCCTCCATGTCTTCATGGTTGAAGCCGATCAGCATGTAGGAGGTGATACTGGTGAGTTCCCAGAACACGAACAGCGAAACCAGGTTGTCAGAAAGCACCAGTCCCAGCATGGAGGCCATGAAGGACAACATGATCACGAAGAAACGTGCCAGGTATTTATGGCCAGCGAGGTAGGCGCCGGCATAAATCAGGATAAACGTGCCGATGCCGCTGATCATCAGGGCAAACACCAGGGAAAGGCCGTCAACCAGAAAGTTCAGGTTGATGCCCAGGCCCGGTATCCAGGCATATTCCAGAACCAGCGAACCATTGGCCTGGATTTCCGGAATCAGGCTGGCGAAATAGGCAGTCAGGCTGGCGGGCAGTATCGCGAGCGTCCAGCCGATGTACCTGCCCGTTACCCGGTGTAGCGCCGGTGCCACTATTGCCAGCAGAAATCCTGATAACACAGCCAGTAGCATGTTGAGATTGCGCTCCAGTCAGGCCCGTTAAAGTCGGCTGGATCGCTCCGGGGCTGGAGACGGATCCACAGGGAATGTTGACTACTACCCTGTATTCAGACGCCTGAGAGCCTATCCGACACCTTGATTAAAGGCAAGACAGGTTGCAGGCCGCCTGACTACAAGACTAGACACCTCCATACGGTTTTGCAGAGCTGTCGGACCAGTGAGAAACCACGCTATCACCAATAGCGGTCAGAAATCACGGCGGTCCTGGTACGGTTTGTCCGGAGAGCCGGAGTTCCGTGCTAGCGCAACACGCTGATTGGCACGGCCCAGCACCTTCTTCTGCAATTTCGTTTCCCAGTCCAGCGCTACTTTGTCAGTGGCGCTCCAACTCCGGTTGAACAGCAGCTTGCTGGCGGCGACAGCGTCCGGGGAGCGATTCGCCAATTCGCGGGTAAAGGCCAGGGCCTCAGCCATCGGATCGTTGCTCACCCGGCTGACCAGGCCCATGGCTTTTGCCTCGGTACCGTTGAAGCGCCGGGCTGTCATGGTCAGTTCCTTGGCCAGGTCAATGGGGATCAGTTCGCGAAGGGATACGGTCAGGCTCATGTCCGGGATCAGGCCCCACTTGCTTTCCATAATGGAAAACTCGCAGTCGTCAGTGGAAAACCGGAAATCGGCCCCCAGCGCCACCTGGAAGCCGCCGCCAAAACAATAACCATGGGTGACGGCAATGACCGGCGCGGGCACATCCCGCCATAAATAGCCTACATCCTGGGCAAGGTTACTGATCTTGCGGCCCGGCTTTATCAGCAGCTTGAGAAAATTTACCGGGTTCTTCGACACGGTTTTTACATCCAGCCCGGAACAGAAGGCCTCTCCTGCACCTCTCAGAATAATGGCGCGCACACTGCGGTCTTTCTTCAGGGTCTTGGCCGCCCGGGTAATGGCTTCGAACATGGGCATGTCCAGGCCGTTATATTTTTCCGGCCGGTTGAGGGTGACAGTCGCAATGCCATCCTCAATATCGATCAGTACCCGTTCAGAATCGCTTGTGCTCATATCGTCGGTTCCGTGTCATACATTAGTCGTAGGGCGCTATGCTACCATGTTGCCTCCCGAAGGAGAGACTACATGACTGCAGCCTACCCGAACCTGCTCAAGCCCCTTGACCTGGGCTTCACCGAATTGAAAAACCGCGTGCTTATGGGCTCCATGCACACGGGTCTGGAAGACCGTTTCTGGAACATCCACAAACTTGCCCGTTATTTTGCCGAACGTGCGGAAGGCGGCGTTGGGCTCATGGTCACCGGTGGCTTCTCTCCCAACTTTGTGGGCCAGCTTTCGCCCCTGGCGTCCACCATGAACCATCGCGGTACCGCCTTGCTTCATCGCCATGTCACCAACGAAGTTCACGATGCCGGTGGCAAGATCTGCCTGCAGTTGCTGCATGCCGGCCGTTACGGGTACCAGCCCTTCAGCGTGTCAGCTTCTGCCACCAAGGCGCCGATCACGCCCTTCAAGGCACGGGCCCTGTCTACCAAAGGCGTGGACAAACAGATCAATGATTTTGTCGATGCCGCCAAACTGGCAAAGCTCGCGCGGTACGATGGCGTCGAGGTAATGGGCTCGGAAGGCTATTTTATCAATCAGTTTCTGTGCGAGCGCACCAACAAGCGCACTGACAAATGGGGCGGCCCCTTTGAGAACCGTATGCAGTTGCCGGTGGAGATCGTCCGCCGGATGCGGGAAGCGGTCGGCCCGGAGTTCATCATTATCTACCGCCTGTCGATGCTGGACCTGGTGGAAGGCGGGCAGACCTGGGAGCAGGTCGTTCAACTGGGGAAGGCCATCGAAAAAGCTGGTGCCACGATTATCAACACTGGCATCGGCTGGCACGAAGCCCGGGTGCCAACGATTGTGACTTCCGTGCCCAGGGGCGGCTTTGCCGACGTCACCGCCAAGTTCTACGGCGAAGTGGATATCCCGGTGTGCACCACCAACCGCATCAACACCCCGGAGAAAGGTGAAGAAATCCTTGCCGCCGGCAAGGCGGATATGGTGTCCATGGCGCGGCCGCTGCTGGCGGATTCGGAGTTTGTTCGCAAGGCCGAGCAGAACCGCAGCGATGAAATCAATACCTGCATTGCCTGCAATCAGGCCTGTCTGGACCACGTGTTCCAGCTCAAGCGAGCGTCCTGCCTGGTGAACCCCCGCGCCTGCCACGAGACCGAACTGGTGCTCACGGTGGCGCCGGTCAGCCGCCGTATTGCTGTAGTGGGCGCCGGGCCCGCAGGCTTGGCTGCAGCCACCACCGCCGCCAAACGAGGGCACAAAGTGACGTTGTTTGAAGCGGATGACAAGATTGGCGGCCAGTTCAACTATGCCAAGCGCATCCCCGGCAAGGAAGAATTCTACGAGACACTACGGTACTACCAGCGCCAGATTGAAATCCTCGGCATTGAGCTCAGGCTCAATACCCGCGTTGACTCGAACTCGCTCAGTGAAGCCGGATTTGACGACGTCATCATCGCCACGGGCGTGAAACCACGAACACCGAAGATTGACGGTATCGATCATCCGAAAGTGCTGGGTTACCTCGACGTGCTTCGTCACAACAAGCCCGTTGGCAAATCAGTGGCGGTGATTGGCGCCGGGGGTATCGGCTTCGATGTCAGTGAGTTCCTCACCCACGAATCCGGCCATCACCCCGAGGGCGAGCAGGTCAGCGTTGCCGATTGGCAGGCGGAATGGGGCGTTGACCCGCAATTTGAAGGGCCGGGTGGGCTGGCGGAACGCAAGCCAGCATCGTCACCGCGCAAGATCTACCTGATGCAACGCAAGAGCAGCAAGGTAGGTGGCGGCCTGGGCAAGACGTCCGGTTGGGTTCACCGCAACAGCCTCAAGCACCGGGACGTGGAAATGCTCCGGGGCTGCAGCTACGAAAAGGTTGACGATGAGGGCCTGCACATCACGTTATCAGACAAAGATGGCAAGGTTACGGAGAGTAAGGTGCTGGCGGTGGATAATGTCATCATTTGCGCAGGTCAGGAGCCGTTCCGTGCCCTGTTTGATGATCTGGTAAACCGGGGAATTCAGACGCATCTGATTGGTGGCGCTGATGTGGCTGAAGAGCTGGACGCGAAGCGGGCCATCCGCCAGGGGACAGAAGTGGCTGCCCGGATTTGACCGTATGGACAATTTTGGTCACAAAGTGAGCGCCTTTATCACTCCGGCGTTAGTGGCAGTCAGGTACCGTTACAGTCCTGGCTGCCCGTTATCGAATGGCTTTCAGGGCTGCGCTGATGGCGTCAGCTTCGGCAGACAGTACCCGGTAACGAAGGCTGTCGGCCTGCTGGCTGGCCTGTAGCAGCTGTTTCTGCTTCATGGCGTAGAGGCGGCTCAGCAGATCGGATTGCTGGTTTCTCTGTAGTGCTGTCATGGTATTACCCTCCGCGGGAAATAGCCTGTGTCAATAAACTTTACGTTTGGCGCCAGCTTTCGGCCCTATGGTTGTAACAAAGCATAACCCGGGCCAAACCGCCGTGTATGTGCGCTAGCGACCAAAGCGGGCCCGGTAAACACCGGGGGGCAGGCCAGTGTGTTTCCGGAACAGACGGCTGAACGAACTGACGTCCTCGTAACCCACCATTCTCGTCACTTCTCCCGCCAGTCTCCATCCGCAAGCAGTGTAATCCCCGTGATTGCCCGGTCGCCCAGAATGAAAAGTGGCGGGATTAACCATGATCATGTCATTAACGCCGGTTTCAACAAAACAACCGTATGAGAGGCTATACGCCATAAACAGGAGACTACCCCAATGACAGACACCCTGATCGACCGCCGCGACCTGGCGTTCCAACTCTACGAAGTACTCGACACCGAAAGCCTCAGCGAACGCGAACGCTTCAGCGAACACAACCGCGACACCTTCGACGCCGTCATCGAAACCGCCGATAAAATGGCCCGGGAAAAGTTCGCCACCCACAACAGCGCCGCCGACAAAGACGAACCGAAGTTCGTGGATGGCCAGATTGAAATGCTTCCCCAGGTAAAAGAAGCCTTCGACGCCTACGCCAACGCGGGTTTTATCGCCGGCCGCTACGACTACGAACTCGGCGGCATGCAACTGCCCGAATCCGTGATGGCTGCCTGCAACGGCTTCTTCACCGCAGCCAACCCCGGCACAGCCGGCTATCCGTTCCTGACCACCGCTGCCGCCAACCTGATCCGCGTATTCGGCAACGACCAGCAGCAAAACACCTTCCTGCCCCACATGCTCAGCGGCCGTTTCAGTGGCACCATGGCCCTGACCGAGCCCCATGCCGGCTCCTCCCTCGCGGACATTCGCACCTCCGCATCGCCAACAGATGATGGCCACTATCTGATCAAGGGCGCCAAAATCTATATTTCGGGCGGCGAACAATCCATCACCGAAAACATCGTTCACATGGTGCTGGCCAAGATCAAAGGCGCACCGGCGGGGGTGAAAGGTATCTCCCTGTTTATCGTGCCGAAATTCATCGTTGATGAAGACGGCAACCCGAAACAGCGCAACGGCGTGAACCTGGCGGGCCTGATTCACAAACTGGGTTATCGGGGCACCACCTCCACGGCCCTGAGCTTCGGTGACGACGCCCCCTGCCACGGCTACCTGGTTGGCGAGCCTCACCAGGGCCTGAAGTACATGTTTCAGATGATGAACGAGGCCCGCGTCGGTGTAGGCTTTGGTGCCGCCGTCATAGGCTACCGTGGCTACATGCACAGCCTGGAGTATGCGAAAGACCGTCTGCAGGGCCGCAAACCGTCGGAAAAGAATCCGGAAGCGCCCCAGGTGCCGATCATCGAACACGCCGACGTGCGCCGAATGCTGTTGGCCCAGAAGGCCTACAGCGAAGGGGGCCTGGCCTTGTGCCTGTACGGTGCGCGCCTGATGGATGACCAGCACACCCATCCGGATGAGCAAAAGCGGATGGAAGCCGGCAAATTGCTGGACCTACTGACCCCGGTCATCAAGGCCTGGCCGTCAGAGTTCGGCCCCAGGGCAAACGATCTCGCCATCCAGGTTTACGGCGGTGCGGGTTATACCCGGGAATATCCGGTGGAGCAGTGCTGGCGTGACAACCGCCTTAACCCGATCCACGAAGGCACCAACGGCATACAGGCACTGGACCTGCTGGGCCGCAAGATCTGGCAGGACCAGAGCCACGGCCTGCAGTTGCTGATGCAGGAAATGCAGGTGGATCTCGAAGCCGCCACTACCGACCGCTGCCAGCAATGGGCGCTTTCCCTGAGTGAAACCCTGCAACAGGCTGTCAAAGTCACCCAGAGCCTGGGCAAGTCCCTGATGTCGGAAGACCCGGACCGGGTTCTGGCCAACGC harbors:
- a CDS encoding Na+/H+ antiporter subunit E, whose product is MIGFFWNIMLALAWVALSGNFSAMNFLAGFFFAYLALMVLQRQVPVLKGYSSRIPRVAAFLVFFVKELVKANFRVAYDVATPVWYMRPGVIAFRLEAHTDVEIMFLSSVISLTPGTLSLDVSDDRQVLFIHAMFLQDEEQLRQDLRELEHRILKILR
- a CDS encoding pyrimidine/purine nucleoside phosphorylase encodes the protein MLNVNEYFDGKAKSIAFQTSTLPATVGVISPGEYEFGTSKKETMTVISGALTVLLPGMDEWMTYGSGEFFEVAGQASFKAKTDVDTAYLCTYE
- a CDS encoding Na+/H+ antiporter subunit D codes for the protein MNLELVLPILIPLISGALSVALWRSVRYQRILAVLATGLLLAASVWLLRSTIDQGFLVMEMGSWPAPFSIVFVSDLLSAIMIVLTGIIGLAIAIYSLASTPSGHEKFGYYPLMHLLLAGVSGSFLTGDIFNLFVWFEVMLLASFALLTLGGERAQMEGAIKYVTLNLFSSAIFLSAVGLLYGTVGTLNMADIAQKVATLEDPGMVTVVSMMFMVSFGIKAAAFPLFFWLPASYHTPQVAVSALFAGLLTKVGVYALYRVFTLIFTQDVEYTHTILLWAAALTMLTGVLGAAAQFEFRRILSFHIVSQIGYMILGLALFTPLAIIGGVFYIMHHIIVKTNLFLVSGIVYRLLGSYELKDLGGVYKERPMLALLFLIPALSLAGIPPLSGFFAKFVVIRAGLEAEAYVVTGIALLVGLLTLYSMIKIWAEVFWKKTPEHVKSLSLLRGDVKTGHNWAYHVPVVGLAACTLYIGLNGQPIYELAEMAADQLMNPELYIEAVLGGAQQ
- a CDS encoding monovalent cation/H+ antiporter complex subunit F — its product is MIPFVINIVYFMLSLALLFAFIRLTRGPSLPDRVVALELVASIVVGYVGVHAIDTGVSSLLDVAIVIALTAFLAAIGFARFLERGGRRND
- a CDS encoding Na+/H+ antiporter subunit B, which translates into the protein MKSNTLILHTAALFIMPLQLMFSVFLLLRGHDEPGGGFIGGLVAASAFVLYAFAFGSEPTRRILRVAPRDLLAAGLLFAIASTIPAFLAGQPMLTAHWWELPLPGGSYLKLSTPLIFDIGVYAAVLGTIMTFVINLMESDE
- the mnhG gene encoding monovalent cation/H(+) antiporter subunit G, which encodes MIEIIVSVLLLAGAAFMLLAAVGILRLPDLPTRMHASTKAGAMGAMFTMGGVAFYFADSIVFARAFAIVVFILITSPIAAHVIGRAGYFTGTTLWDGTVKDELRENYDAETHKLSSGYEGSPESVTPPPEPESPEDP
- a CDS encoding Na+/H+ antiporter subunit C is translated as MESLMAYVVGILFAAAIYMMLRRSIVKLVIGLIMLSNAANLLIFVVSGMTRGAPPLLPEGADAPLGVVADPLPQALILTAIVIAFGVLAFAVVLIRRAYEVVGTDDLDQMKDTDT
- a CDS encoding fatty acid--CoA ligase → MAQTRILPPADNAHQYPLLIKQLLMSGPRYSPDQEIVYANRSKYTYTDLVERIHRLANALTDAGVKPGDTIAVMDWDTPRYLECFFAIPMIGAVLHTVNVRLSPEQIVYTMNHAEDDVVMVHDDFLPILEGVKDEIKTVKHYIQLSDEPSAKSTSLNSLGEYESLLGKADTQFDFPDFDENSIATTFYTTGTTGNPKGVFFSHRQLVLHTLAMTGSLSAYDEIPLLRSSSVYMPVTPMFHVHAWGVPYAATMMGIKQVYPGRYEPELLVDLLKEHKVTFSHCVPTVMQMMMATESIKTADLSNWHVLIGGSALTRGLCDAGARLGISMYTGYGMSETCPLLSVTHLKPEDLELPLEQQTSKRIKTGIAVPMVNLEIVDPEGNPVPHDGEAKGEVVARAPWLTQSYFKEPEKGEELWQGGWLHTGDVASMEPDNTLVIKDRIKDVIKTGGEWLSSLDLENLISQHPAVAGAAVVGVPDEKWGERPHALVTLKPGEEANLEDIQSHLKQFVDSGEINKWAIPGQIDFVEDIPKTSVGKINKKLIRDQLK